From a region of the Leptospira kmetyi serovar Malaysia str. Bejo-Iso9 genome:
- a CDS encoding DUF1566 domain-containing protein has protein sequence MNVRLLFIFVFLLSLFSTIETSAQSKSSKIYVHKLVVDGNLNAGLETRFRNGIINSVLRNFEGKYTIVDDESLSILYKKVAALQKLDCSDEICMKQIADAIDANEVISGNISSKNGLVYVSLRNQTRDSKTLNYSIKSTFQMEFPEFLLDYYAGESGKKLLDNRYNPDPNQIPASTNGNLSVAFLKIKPVPGTNLNSMEFKTSDKILEGVLDEVREELDEAAKQSLSKEFSESTQIYNRILRAFNDRLSEESLKKLEPFIREIQSSITNNFSLEYKEKINEADQNLFIAGQSNSADLQKRLFDYISLGEEYSAKVPEKHKQLQIQQSIQERKEKVELALFSLKEKEADQAYSSFDFSLSSKLYANLLKEISDKNSVPYKSLRETIEKKSETAEKTGRSHLTNRLETIYLLIEKEFTAEALADTEDEKETHQIRIHDAFRDGIEILAKSEFAALSQFERIKKEIKRVNQKLKKPISLQEQIDSLLHEGLETRNPTQIVNSHQLGADWESKTGLFWGSAKSKLKDILESTAAASNPNREFKKLLNIHFQGETTSTFSKPSANSSSGSNASSNTNTNASANTNGNVSKNTFQSSNIQKSSSEKKRIQKQSSPKEIFWEITEGSYNWYQASQICDSRDLRLPTIEELEDSYESGETESWTGNDSEKRYWSSTVSVGENGAYNLDVFKGEIRWDHLSNYAGVRCLK, from the coding sequence ATGAACGTCAGACTTCTTTTTATTTTCGTTTTTCTTTTATCCCTTTTTTCAACGATCGAAACTTCGGCCCAATCGAAGTCCTCTAAAATTTACGTTCACAAACTGGTTGTCGATGGAAATCTAAACGCGGGTTTGGAAACTCGTTTTCGAAACGGGATCATCAATTCCGTTCTGAGAAATTTCGAAGGAAAATACACGATCGTAGACGACGAATCCCTTTCGATTCTTTATAAAAAAGTCGCGGCCCTTCAGAAGTTGGATTGTTCCGATGAAATCTGTATGAAACAGATCGCGGACGCGATCGACGCGAACGAAGTCATCTCCGGAAACATCTCCTCAAAAAACGGACTCGTTTACGTTTCTCTTCGCAACCAGACAAGAGATTCAAAAACTTTAAACTACTCGATCAAGTCCACGTTTCAAATGGAGTTTCCCGAATTTCTTTTGGATTATTACGCGGGAGAATCGGGTAAAAAACTTTTAGACAATCGTTACAACCCGGACCCGAATCAAATCCCCGCTTCGACAAACGGAAACTTAAGCGTCGCGTTCTTAAAGATCAAACCCGTTCCCGGCACGAACTTAAACTCGATGGAATTCAAAACCTCGGATAAAATCCTCGAAGGAGTTTTGGACGAGGTAAGGGAAGAATTGGACGAGGCCGCAAAACAAAGCCTATCCAAAGAATTTTCGGAATCAACCCAGATATACAATCGAATTCTAAGAGCGTTTAACGATCGCCTTTCCGAAGAGTCCCTCAAAAAGTTGGAACCGTTCATCCGCGAAATCCAATCGAGCATTACGAATAACTTCAGTTTGGAATATAAGGAAAAGATAAACGAAGCCGATCAAAATCTTTTCATAGCCGGTCAATCGAACTCGGCGGATCTGCAAAAACGTCTCTTCGATTATATTTCCCTTGGAGAGGAATATTCCGCCAAGGTTCCCGAAAAACACAAACAACTTCAGATCCAACAAAGCATTCAGGAAAGAAAGGAAAAGGTGGAACTCGCGTTATTTTCTTTAAAGGAAAAAGAAGCGGACCAAGCGTATTCCAGTTTCGACTTTTCGCTTTCCTCCAAACTATATGCAAATCTTCTAAAGGAGATTTCCGATAAGAATTCCGTTCCTTATAAATCCTTGCGGGAAACGATCGAAAAAAAATCGGAGACCGCCGAGAAAACGGGCCGATCTCATTTGACCAATCGTTTGGAAACGATTTATCTTTTAATCGAAAAGGAATTCACCGCGGAAGCGTTGGCCGATACGGAAGACGAAAAGGAAACGCACCAGATTCGGATTCACGACGCGTTCCGCGACGGAATCGAAATTCTCGCCAAATCGGAGTTTGCCGCTCTTTCGCAGTTCGAAAGAATCAAAAAGGAAATCAAACGCGTAAATCAAAAACTAAAAAAACCGATCTCGCTTCAGGAACAGATCGATTCTCTTTTACACGAAGGCCTGGAAACGAGAAACCCGACTCAGATCGTAAACAGCCATCAACTCGGCGCGGATTGGGAAAGTAAAACCGGTCTTTTTTGGGGTTCCGCAAAATCCAAGCTCAAGGATATTCTCGAAAGTACAGCGGCCGCTTCCAATCCGAACCGGGAATTTAAAAAACTATTGAACATTCATTTTCAGGGAGAAACAACTTCGACCTTTTCGAAACCGTCCGCAAATTCGAGCTCGGGTTCGAACGCGAGCTCAAATACGAATACAAACGCGAGCGCAAATACAAACGGCAACGTTTCCAAAAACACATTCCAATCTTCGAATATTCAAAAATCGAGTTCCGAAAAAAAACGGATCCAAAAACAATCCTCCCCTAAGGAAATATTTTGGGAGATCACGGAAGGAAGTTATAACTGGTATCAGGCGAGTCAGATCTGCGATTCCAGGGATCTTCGTCTGCCCACGATCGAGGAATTGGAAGATTCTTACGAAAGCGGGGAAACCGAATCATGGACGGGAAACGATTCTGAAAAACGATATTGGTCCTCCACCGTTTCCGTCGGAGAAAACGGAGCCTACAACCTGGACGTGTTCAAGGGAGAAATCCGTTGGGATCATCTCAGCAACTACGCGGGAGTTCGTTGCCTAAAATAA
- a CDS encoding pirin family protein yields MKIISAILKDLGDNFRVRRILPSIEARHVGPFVFVDHMGPVPIQTGKELVVRPHPHIGLATITYLYDGVIFHRDSIGSEMPIRPYEVNWMTAGSGIAHSERSQLDPQYTFLEGIQTWVALPKEYEEVDAEFFHLDRKDIPVVNGDGWELRLAAGEFLGKKSPVKVYSTLFYADLEANPGAKGEWNIPNDQESALYVARGSLNIQGQTIGVGQMAVFARGEKIEFSSEEGSRAILLGGVPFEEHRHLWWNFVSTSLERIEKAKLEWKEERFPKVPGETERIPLPEPKL; encoded by the coding sequence ATGAAAATCATTTCAGCAATCCTCAAAGATCTCGGAGACAATTTTCGAGTTCGAAGAATTCTTCCCTCGATCGAAGCGCGTCACGTGGGACCGTTCGTATTCGTGGATCACATGGGACCCGTTCCGATTCAAACCGGAAAGGAACTTGTGGTTCGTCCTCATCCTCATATCGGGCTCGCTACGATCACGTATTTGTATGACGGCGTGATTTTTCATCGAGACAGCATCGGATCGGAGATGCCCATTCGTCCGTACGAAGTCAACTGGATGACCGCGGGTTCCGGGATCGCACACAGCGAACGTTCTCAGTTGGATCCGCAGTACACTTTTTTGGAAGGAATTCAAACCTGGGTCGCTCTTCCGAAAGAATACGAAGAAGTGGACGCTGAATTTTTTCATCTCGATCGTAAGGACATTCCCGTCGTGAACGGAGACGGATGGGAACTCAGACTTGCCGCCGGAGAATTCTTAGGAAAAAAATCTCCCGTAAAAGTTTATTCGACCTTATTCTACGCGGACTTGGAAGCAAACCCCGGAGCAAAGGGAGAATGGAATATTCCGAACGATCAGGAATCCGCGTTGTATGTCGCTCGAGGAAGTTTGAATATACAAGGTCAAACGATCGGAGTCGGTCAGATGGCCGTGTTTGCCCGCGGTGAGAAGATAGAATTTTCATCCGAAGAGGGAAGCAGAGCGATCCTTTTGGGCGGAGTTCCGTTTGAAGAACACAGACATCTTTGGTGGAACTTCGTGTCGACTTCCTTGGAAAGAATCGAAAAGGCGAAACTGGAATGGAAGGAAGAACGTTTCCCGAAGGTTCCGGGCGAAACGGAACGAATCCCGTTGCCCGAACCTAAATTATAA
- a CDS encoding long-chain fatty acid--CoA ligase: protein MKSTMMNYQLTVPAILRRASEVHPEKEIVTKMNDESMHRYTYGEFSVRVKKLIDSLQKLGIKPGDRVATFGMNHYRHLEVYFAAPSMGAILHTLNVRLFPEQLVYIVNDAEDSVIFVDKSLSKVLYDLLPQFKKKPKFVVMDDLEAMEPAPLPDLIDYEILIQNGSSDITLPELDENSAAGMCYTSGTTGNPKGVVYSHRSIYLHSMSICMSDSLGVCEKETILPVVPMFHANAWGIPFGCVMTGAILVFPGKHLLGHGLASLLEQEKVSMAAGVPTIWNVLYQHLKKNSYDLSRLHTMIVGGSAAPQSMIEGFKNDFGIHILHAWGMTELSPVGTVCRLKTTMKDLNELEKLHILAKQGPAVAGVELKGIDDQGKEIPKDGKTPGEMIVRGPWIAASYYGNPSRESFTPDGWFRTGDVITIDEHGYVQITDRKKDLIKTRGEWISSVEMEGYVLKTPGVLEAAVVAKPDEIRGEVPVVFVVAKEGENVDKKSVLEILRENFANWQVPHQDDIRLIDAIPKTSVGKFDKKVLRAGMAEGKY, encoded by the coding sequence GTGAAATCAACGATGATGAATTATCAACTTACCGTCCCCGCCATTTTAAGAAGAGCTTCCGAAGTTCATCCCGAAAAGGAAATCGTAACGAAGATGAACGACGAATCGATGCACCGTTATACGTACGGAGAATTTTCGGTTCGGGTTAAAAAGCTGATCGATTCTTTGCAAAAACTCGGGATCAAGCCGGGCGATCGGGTCGCTACGTTCGGGATGAATCATTATCGGCATTTGGAAGTTTATTTCGCGGCTCCTTCGATGGGCGCCATTCTTCACACGTTGAACGTCCGTCTTTTTCCGGAACAACTCGTGTATATCGTAAACGACGCGGAGGATTCGGTGATCTTCGTGGACAAAAGTTTGAGCAAGGTTTTATACGATCTCCTTCCACAGTTTAAAAAGAAACCGAAATTCGTCGTTATGGACGATTTAGAAGCGATGGAGCCCGCGCCTTTGCCGGATTTAATAGATTACGAAATTCTAATTCAGAACGGAAGCTCGGATATCACCTTACCGGAGTTAGACGAAAATTCCGCGGCGGGAATGTGTTACACTTCGGGAACGACCGGAAATCCGAAGGGAGTCGTTTACAGTCATCGTTCGATTTATCTGCACAGCATGTCGATTTGTATGTCCGATAGTCTCGGGGTTTGCGAAAAGGAAACGATTCTTCCCGTGGTTCCGATGTTCCACGCGAACGCATGGGGAATTCCTTTCGGTTGTGTGATGACGGGAGCGATTCTCGTGTTTCCCGGAAAACATCTTTTGGGTCACGGACTCGCTTCTCTTTTGGAACAGGAAAAGGTAAGTATGGCCGCGGGAGTGCCCACGATTTGGAACGTACTCTACCAACATCTGAAAAAGAATTCCTACGACTTGAGCCGTCTTCATACGATGATCGTCGGAGGATCGGCCGCGCCTCAATCCATGATCGAAGGATTCAAAAACGATTTCGGAATTCACATTCTCCATGCGTGGGGAATGACCGAGTTGTCCCCCGTGGGAACGGTGTGCAGACTCAAAACGACGATGAAGGATTTAAACGAATTAGAAAAATTGCATATTCTCGCCAAACAAGGACCCGCGGTCGCCGGTGTGGAACTTAAAGGAATCGACGATCAGGGAAAGGAAATTCCCAAGGACGGAAAAACTCCCGGAGAAATGATCGTAAGGGGACCTTGGATCGCGGCTTCTTATTATGGAAATCCGAGCAGGGAATCGTTTACTCCAGACGGATGGTTTCGAACCGGAGACGTGATTACGATCGACGAACACGGTTACGTTCAAATCACGGACCGCAAAAAGGATCTGATCAAAACCAGGGGAGAATGGATTTCCAGCGTCGAGATGGAAGGTTATGTTTTGAAAACCCCCGGAGTTTTGGAAGCGGCCGTGGTCGCAAAACCGGACGAAATTCGAGGAGAGGTTCCCGTGGTATTTGTAGTCGCCAAGGAAGGAGAGAACGTGGATAAAAAATCCGTTCTTGAAATTCTTAGGGAGAATTTTGCGAACTGGCAAGTGCCGCATCAGGACGATATCCGTTTGATCGACGCGATTCCGAAAACGAGCGTGGGCAAATTCGATAAGAAGGTTTTGCGCGCCGGAATGGCCGAGGGAAAATATTAG
- a CDS encoding class I SAM-dependent methyltransferase, with protein MENAWLNKWNERYAQEEFAFGEQPNDYLKEQLEKLNVGTILFAAEGEGRNAVFAAKRGWKVSAFDISVEGQKKAHRLAEKNHVTIDYRVGELDRLKFQPEQFDAIALVYAHFPSDIKSSLHKTLDSYLRKNGVIIFEAFSKNHLEYLAKNPKVGGPNELAMLFSIEELKSDFPNYEIIELTEKVIELNEGLFHNGKGSVIRFVGRKN; from the coding sequence ATGGAAAACGCTTGGCTCAATAAATGGAACGAAAGATACGCTCAGGAAGAATTCGCATTCGGTGAACAACCCAACGATTATCTCAAAGAACAATTAGAAAAATTGAATGTAGGGACGATTCTTTTCGCGGCGGAAGGAGAAGGACGAAACGCGGTTTTTGCCGCCAAACGGGGTTGGAAGGTTTCCGCGTTCGATATCAGCGTCGAAGGACAAAAAAAAGCGCATCGACTCGCCGAAAAAAACCACGTCACAATCGACTACCGAGTCGGCGAACTGGATCGGTTGAAGTTTCAACCCGAACAATTCGACGCGATCGCGCTCGTCTACGCTCATTTTCCGTCGGACATCAAATCCTCTCTTCACAAAACCTTGGATTCGTATCTACGCAAAAACGGCGTTATCATCTTCGAGGCGTTTAGCAAAAATCACTTGGAATACCTCGCAAAAAATCCGAAGGTCGGAGGTCCTAACGAACTTGCTATGTTGTTTTCAATCGAAGAATTGAAGTCCGATTTTCCGAACTACGAGATCATCGAGCTTACGGAAAAGGTAATCGAATTGAACGAAGGTCTGTTTCACAACGGAAAAGGTTCTGTGATTCGATTCGTAGGACGAAAGAATTGA
- a CDS encoding molybdopterin oxidoreductase family protein: MCGLRIEVEDGKISAIRGDKEDPFSRGHLCAKGPELKNLYEDPDRLKFPVKRTEQGWVQVSWIEALSETAKALFEIQNKYGNDAVAIYNGNPNVHNYGSMLFGDRFTNRLKTKNQYSATSVDQLPHQLVSYLMFGHQLLIPIPDIDHTKYFLILGGNPFASNGSLMTVPDVKKRLKELQERGGKFVVVDPRKTETASNADEHIFIRPGTDAFFLLAILNVFFEKNLVKPSVLCDSEELNKIRELSSRYAPSKVEKVTGVDAATIERIALEFTSSESAVCYGRIGVSTQAFGSLSQWLINLVNVLSGNMDKRGGAMFTLPAVDPIDPKGALKSSPGSFNSFQSRVRKLPEFNGELPVAALSEEILTSGEGQVKALVTSAGNPVLSTPNGAKLEEGIQNLEFMVCVDFYINETTKHANYILPPTSTLEHDHYDMIFNVFAVRNTTKYAQPVFEPQPGMLHDWEIFVDLTKRLELLRAGKPLPNELITTKLGPASIIDFALKGGPYGEKGKHNRMLNIKLLKENPHGIDLGPLETCFPERLLTENKKFHLLPQPVLEDLPRLAAKFEEWSARDNGKNFLLIGRRHLRNNNSWMHNLPKLMTGKNRCTLMIHPDDAKNLGLQEEEEVQVESRVGKIVIPAEITDEIMPGVVSIPHGFGHGKNGVRLNVASQFAGVSINDLTDEKAIDELSGNAAFSGVPVSIRKF, translated from the coding sequence ATGTGCGGTCTCAGAATCGAAGTCGAAGACGGAAAAATTTCTGCGATTCGAGGCGACAAAGAAGATCCGTTTAGCCGAGGTCATCTCTGCGCGAAAGGACCCGAGCTCAAAAATCTCTACGAAGATCCGGATCGTCTTAAGTTTCCGGTCAAAAGAACGGAACAAGGTTGGGTTCAAGTAAGTTGGATCGAAGCCCTTTCCGAAACGGCAAAGGCCCTTTTCGAAATTCAAAACAAATACGGAAACGATGCGGTCGCGATTTACAACGGAAATCCCAACGTTCACAACTACGGTTCTATGTTGTTCGGAGACCGTTTTACAAATCGTTTAAAAACCAAAAATCAATATTCCGCGACCTCCGTGGACCAACTTCCGCATCAGCTCGTTTCCTATCTTATGTTCGGACATCAACTTTTGATTCCGATCCCGGACATCGATCACACGAAATACTTTCTGATCCTGGGAGGAAATCCGTTTGCGTCTAACGGCAGTTTGATGACCGTTCCCGACGTCAAAAAAAGACTGAAAGAACTTCAGGAGCGCGGAGGAAAGTTCGTCGTGGTCGATCCGAGAAAAACGGAAACCGCTTCCAACGCCGACGAACATATTTTTATCCGTCCCGGAACCGACGCCTTCTTTTTATTAGCGATTTTGAATGTGTTTTTTGAAAAGAATCTCGTAAAACCTTCCGTTCTTTGCGATTCGGAAGAATTGAACAAGATCCGAGAACTTTCCTCGCGTTATGCGCCTTCCAAAGTCGAAAAAGTCACGGGAGTCGACGCGGCGACGATCGAAAGAATCGCTCTCGAATTTACTTCCTCCGAAAGCGCGGTTTGTTACGGAAGAATCGGGGTTTCCACACAGGCCTTCGGTTCGCTTTCCCAGTGGCTGATCAATCTCGTAAACGTTCTGAGCGGAAACATGGACAAACGCGGCGGCGCGATGTTCACCCTTCCCGCGGTCGATCCGATCGATCCTAAAGGCGCGTTAAAAAGTTCGCCGGGCAGTTTCAATTCTTTTCAATCGAGGGTTCGCAAACTTCCGGAGTTCAACGGAGAACTTCCGGTCGCGGCCCTTTCCGAGGAAATTCTCACGAGCGGAGAAGGTCAAGTCAAGGCGCTCGTCACCTCGGCTGGAAATCCAGTTTTATCGACGCCTAACGGCGCAAAGCTGGAAGAAGGCATTCAAAATCTTGAATTTATGGTCTGCGTGGATTTTTACATAAACGAAACGACGAAACATGCAAACTACATTCTTCCCCCCACTTCCACGCTCGAACACGATCACTACGATATGATCTTCAACGTATTCGCGGTTCGGAATACGACCAAATACGCACAACCGGTTTTCGAACCGCAACCGGGAATGCTTCACGACTGGGAAATCTTCGTGGATCTTACGAAACGTCTCGAACTTTTACGCGCGGGCAAACCTCTACCGAACGAACTCATCACGACGAAACTCGGTCCCGCTTCCATCATCGACTTCGCATTAAAAGGCGGACCGTACGGTGAAAAAGGAAAACACAATCGTATGCTCAACATCAAATTGTTAAAGGAGAATCCTCACGGAATCGATCTCGGTCCTTTGGAAACCTGTTTTCCCGAAAGACTTTTGACGGAGAATAAAAAGTTTCATCTTCTTCCCCAACCCGTTTTGGAAGATCTTCCGAGACTCGCGGCCAAGTTCGAAGAATGGTCCGCGCGCGACAACGGTAAGAATTTTCTTTTGATCGGAAGAAGACATTTAAGGAACAACAATTCCTGGATGCACAATCTTCCCAAGCTGATGACGGGTAAGAATCGTTGTACTTTGATGATTCATCCGGACGACGCGAAGAACCTCGGTCTTCAAGAAGAGGAAGAGGTTCAAGTGGAATCCAGAGTCGGTAAGATCGTGATCCCCGCGGAAATCACGGACGAGATCATGCCCGGAGTCGTGAGTATTCCGCACGGTTTCGGTCACGGTAAAAACGGGGTTCGATTGAACGTAGCGAGTCAGTTCGCAGGCGTGAGCATCAACGATCTTACGGACGAAAAGGCGATCGACGAACTTTCCGGAAACGCCGCTTTCAGCGGAGTCCCGGTGAGCATTCGTAAATTCTAA
- a CDS encoding DNA-3-methyladenine glycosylase family protein, with translation MKETIRKFEKEEFHSICDRLSRKDRDLHSILLKYGYPPFWSRKPNFETLVHIILEQQVSLASAKAALEKLKERIGAVTAKKVLLLSDIELRECYFSRQKTVYVRHLANAVLSGQLAIGSLSEKTDEEIRNDLVAIKGIGNWTVDVFLLMVLHRSDIFPIGDLALIQSLKKVKRLPADVSKERILSIAETWKPFRSVAAMILWHSYIKEKNIKI, from the coding sequence TTGAAGGAAACGATTCGAAAGTTCGAAAAGGAAGAATTTCATTCCATCTGCGATCGTCTGTCGAGAAAAGACCGGGATCTACATTCAATTCTTCTTAAATACGGTTATCCTCCGTTTTGGAGCCGAAAACCGAATTTCGAAACCCTGGTTCATATCATTCTCGAGCAACAGGTTTCTCTCGCATCCGCAAAGGCCGCTTTGGAAAAATTGAAGGAAAGAATCGGCGCGGTTACCGCCAAGAAAGTTCTTTTGTTAAGCGACATCGAGTTGAGGGAATGTTATTTCAGCAGACAAAAAACGGTTTATGTTCGACATCTTGCAAACGCCGTTTTATCCGGACAACTCGCGATCGGTTCCTTGTCCGAAAAAACGGACGAGGAAATCCGAAACGATCTGGTCGCGATCAAAGGAATCGGCAACTGGACCGTGGACGTTTTTCTTTTGATGGTCCTGCATCGTTCGGATATTTTTCCGATCGGGGATCTTGCCTTGATTCAATCCTTAAAAAAAGTCAAACGTCTTCCGGCCGACGTGTCCAAGGAAAGAATTCTTTCCATCGCCGAAACTTGGAAACCGTTTCGTTCGGTCGCGGCGATGATCCTCTGGCATTCTTACATTAAGGAAAAGAATATTAAAATTTAA
- a CDS encoding TlpA family protein disulfide reductase: MRERFKTRTIRLCTALFDRSSAFLFLFLLLPLGTVFAEPLSNFAFYNLKEERIILADSLENFSEKEVLILNFTGSQCKPCKEQVPVLLNLAAQTNLSATGNWKTHLWIVFVGDDFRTGKEYSNLLKLGGIAETLVDPLSSSYSQVKIKGVPTVFILNRNREILFQSEGYTPSGVASLRNFLSSLGK, encoded by the coding sequence ATGCGCGAAAGATTCAAGACGAGAACGATTCGGCTTTGTACGGCCCTCTTCGATCGAAGTTCCGCGTTCCTATTTTTATTTTTACTTCTTCCTTTGGGAACCGTTTTCGCCGAACCCCTTTCTAATTTCGCTTTTTATAATCTAAAAGAGGAAAGAATCATTCTTGCGGATTCGCTCGAAAATTTTTCGGAAAAGGAAGTTCTGATTCTGAATTTTACGGGTTCTCAGTGTAAACCCTGCAAGGAACAGGTTCCCGTTCTTTTGAATCTCGCCGCACAAACCAATCTTTCCGCGACCGGAAACTGGAAAACACATCTTTGGATCGTGTTCGTAGGGGACGATTTTCGAACCGGAAAAGAATATTCCAATTTACTAAAGTTAGGCGGAATTGCCGAAACCCTCGTCGATCCTTTGTCCTCGAGTTATTCTCAGGTGAAAATCAAGGGAGTTCCCACGGTTTTTATTTTGAATCGGAATCGTGAGATTCTTTTTCAATCGGAAGGATATACTCCGTCCGGCGTCGCTTCTTTGAGGAATTTTTTGAGTTCTCTCGGAAAATAG
- a CDS encoding TCR/Tet family MFS transporter, protein MNSKRPAALGFIFVTILIDVIGFGIIIPVLPKLIQELTHGSLSEAAWDGGLLMFAYSIVQFVCAPFVGALSDRYGRRPILLASLFGFALDYLFLTFAPSILWLFVGRVVAGIMGASFTTGYAYIADISPPEKRAENFGILGAAFGLGFIIGPVIGGSLGQFGSRAPFLVAAGFALLNWLFGYFILPESLAPENRRKFEWKKANPIGSLINLKRYPMIVGLVVAFFLINTAAHAVQGTWNYYTMEKFKWDEAMVGYSLGVVGFVYAITLGVLIRIILPVLGQNRSIYLGLTLSALGYALFALATKSWMMFVFLIPYCLGGIAMPPLQGIMSSQVPANEQGELQGALTSLTSVTAVIGPILMTGLFSYFTAKGAPVYSPEAPLWMGTILTAASLWISVGSLRKHHS, encoded by the coding sequence ATGAATTCTAAACGCCCCGCCGCATTGGGTTTTATTTTCGTAACGATCCTCATCGACGTAATCGGTTTCGGAATCATCATTCCCGTATTGCCGAAACTCATACAAGAATTAACTCACGGATCTTTGAGCGAAGCCGCATGGGACGGCGGGCTTTTGATGTTCGCGTATTCTATCGTTCAGTTCGTCTGCGCGCCGTTTGTCGGCGCCCTCAGCGATCGATACGGAAGACGGCCGATTCTTCTCGCGTCGCTTTTCGGTTTCGCGTTGGATTATTTATTTTTGACGTTCGCACCTTCCATTCTTTGGCTTTTTGTAGGAAGAGTTGTGGCCGGTATTATGGGCGCGAGTTTTACGACCGGGTACGCGTATATCGCGGATATCAGTCCTCCGGAAAAAAGAGCGGAGAACTTCGGAATTTTAGGCGCGGCTTTCGGTTTGGGATTTATCATCGGGCCGGTCATCGGAGGTTCCCTCGGTCAGTTCGGATCCAGAGCGCCTTTTTTAGTCGCCGCGGGATTCGCGCTTTTAAATTGGTTGTTCGGTTATTTCATTCTTCCCGAATCCTTGGCTCCGGAAAACAGAAGAAAGTTCGAATGGAAGAAGGCCAATCCGATCGGTTCGCTTATCAATTTAAAGCGTTATCCTATGATCGTGGGTTTGGTAGTTGCGTTTTTTCTAATAAACACAGCGGCTCACGCGGTTCAGGGAACTTGGAATTATTATACGATGGAAAAGTTCAAGTGGGACGAAGCGATGGTGGGTTATTCTCTCGGGGTCGTCGGGTTTGTTTACGCGATCACTTTAGGAGTTTTGATTCGGATCATTCTTCCCGTGTTGGGTCAGAACCGAAGCATCTATCTCGGTCTTACTTTGAGCGCGCTGGGTTACGCGTTATTCGCTCTTGCCACGAAAAGTTGGATGATGTTCGTGTTTTTGATTCCGTATTGTCTCGGCGGAATCGCGATGCCTCCTTTGCAGGGAATCATGTCCTCTCAGGTTCCCGCAAACGAACAAGGAGAATTGCAAGGCGCTCTTACGAGTTTGACGAGCGTTACGGCGGTGATCGGACCGATTTTGATGACGGGTCTTTTTTCATACTTCACCGCAAAGGGCGCGCCGGTTTATTCTCCCGAAGCTCCGCTTTGGATGGGAACGATTTTGACCGCGGCGAGTCTTTGGATTTCCGTGGGTTCGCTTCGAAAACATCATTCTTAG